One segment of Macrotis lagotis isolate mMagLag1 chromosome 1, bilby.v1.9.chrom.fasta, whole genome shotgun sequence DNA contains the following:
- the LOC141490093 gene encoding olfactory receptor 51I2-like isoform X2 yields the protein MMYTMALGGNTMILLAVWGESGLHAPMYYFLSMLSFSDVAMSLATLPTVFRTFCLNARAIVFDACLTQMFLIHSFSMMESGILLAMSFDRYVAICNPLRYASVLTNQVIAGMGLAVTARSFITLFPLPFLIKRLPICKSNVLSHSYCLHPDMMKLACADITVNSIYGMFVLISTFGMDLLFIILSYVLILHSVLAIASREERFKALNTCVSHICAVLIFYIPMIGVSTVHRFGKHAPRYVHVLMSNIYLFVPPVLNPIIYSAKTKEIRRSIIRMFQRLGM from the coding sequence ATGATGTACACAATGGCTCTTGGGGGCAATACCATGATCCTGTTGGCTGTGTGGGGGGAGTCTGGCCTCCATGCACCCATGTACTATTTTCTGTCCATGCTTTCTTTCAGCGATGTGGCCATGTCCCTAGCTACACTTCCCACTGTATTTAGAACCTTCTGTCTCAATGCCCGAGCAATTGTTTTTGATGCCTGCCTCACTCAAATGTTCCTCATTCACTCATTCTCCATGATGGAGTCTGGCATTCTGCTGGCCATGAGTTTTGACCGCTATGTAGCTATCTGCAACCCACTTCGGTATGCCTCTGTCCTCACCAATCAGGTCATTGCTGGGATGGGCCTGGCTGTGACAGCCCGAAGTTTCATAACCCTCTTTCCCTTACCTTTCCTCATCAAGAGGCTACCCATTTGCAAATCCAATGTGCTCTCCCATTCCTACTGTTTGCACCCAGACATGATGAAGTTGGCCTGCGCTGATATTACTGTCAATAGCATTTATGGGATGTTTGTACTTATATCTACCTTTGGGATGGACCTTCTCTTCATTATTCTTTCTTATGTTCTGATCCTTCACTCTGTGTTGGCCATTGCCTCCCGTGAGGAGAGATTCAAGGCTCTCAATACTTGTGTGTCACACATCTGTGCTGTGCTCATCTTCTACATACCCATGATTGGGGTCTCCACTGTGCATCGCTTTGGCAAACATGCTCCTCGGTATGTGCATGTGCTCATGTCAAATATCTACCTCTTTGTGCCCCCTGTTCTCAACCCCATTATCTATAGTGCCAAGACAAAGGAGATCAGACGAAGTATAATTCGCATGTTTCAACGACTTGGCATGTGA
- the LOC141490093 gene encoding olfactory receptor 51I2-like isoform X1 encodes MGLFNVSHPTVFLLTGIPGLENTQEWLAGPLCMMYTMALGGNTMILLAVWGESGLHAPMYYFLSMLSFSDVAMSLATLPTVFRTFCLNARAIVFDACLTQMFLIHSFSMMESGILLAMSFDRYVAICNPLRYASVLTNQVIAGMGLAVTARSFITLFPLPFLIKRLPICKSNVLSHSYCLHPDMMKLACADITVNSIYGMFVLISTFGMDLLFIILSYVLILHSVLAIASREERFKALNTCVSHICAVLIFYIPMIGVSTVHRFGKHAPRYVHVLMSNIYLFVPPVLNPIIYSAKTKEIRRSIIRMFQRLGM; translated from the coding sequence ATGGGACTTTTCAATGTCTCCCACCCTACTGTATTCTTACTGACAGGAATTCCTGGTCTAGAGAACACTCAGGAGTGGCTGGCTGGGCCCCTCTGCATGATGTACACAATGGCTCTTGGGGGCAATACCATGATCCTGTTGGCTGTGTGGGGGGAGTCTGGCCTCCATGCACCCATGTACTATTTTCTGTCCATGCTTTCTTTCAGCGATGTGGCCATGTCCCTAGCTACACTTCCCACTGTATTTAGAACCTTCTGTCTCAATGCCCGAGCAATTGTTTTTGATGCCTGCCTCACTCAAATGTTCCTCATTCACTCATTCTCCATGATGGAGTCTGGCATTCTGCTGGCCATGAGTTTTGACCGCTATGTAGCTATCTGCAACCCACTTCGGTATGCCTCTGTCCTCACCAATCAGGTCATTGCTGGGATGGGCCTGGCTGTGACAGCCCGAAGTTTCATAACCCTCTTTCCCTTACCTTTCCTCATCAAGAGGCTACCCATTTGCAAATCCAATGTGCTCTCCCATTCCTACTGTTTGCACCCAGACATGATGAAGTTGGCCTGCGCTGATATTACTGTCAATAGCATTTATGGGATGTTTGTACTTATATCTACCTTTGGGATGGACCTTCTCTTCATTATTCTTTCTTATGTTCTGATCCTTCACTCTGTGTTGGCCATTGCCTCCCGTGAGGAGAGATTCAAGGCTCTCAATACTTGTGTGTCACACATCTGTGCTGTGCTCATCTTCTACATACCCATGATTGGGGTCTCCACTGTGCATCGCTTTGGCAAACATGCTCCTCGGTATGTGCATGTGCTCATGTCAAATATCTACCTCTTTGTGCCCCCTGTTCTCAACCCCATTATCTATAGTGCCAAGACAAAGGAGATCAGACGAAGTATAATTCGCATGTTTCAACGACTTGGCATGTGA
- the LOC141490082 gene encoding olfactory receptor 51I2-like — MGSSPTNDTELPPFILTGIPGFEESQHWMFLLLGALYTISIVGNALILFIVKEEQSLHQPMYYFLSLLSINDIGVSLCTLPSVLATFCFHTQQIAFDTCMAQMFFIHFFSFSESGILLAMSFDRYVAICNPLRYSTILNDAQVAQMSLIIGIRSFCVVFPLPFLLKRLPFCKANILSHAYCLYPDLIHLPCGDISVNSIFGLCVIISTFVLDSVLILFSYILILHSVLAIASQEERLKTLNTCMSHICAVLIFYVPMLGVSMVHRFGRSAPPYVYTLMSLVYLFVPPMLNPVIYSIKTKEIRRRLIRLFSNN, encoded by the coding sequence ATGGGGAGTTCTCCCACTAATGACACAGAATTACCTCCCTTCATCCTGACTGGCATCCCAGGTTTTGAAGAATCCCAACACTGGATGTTCCTGCTGCTTGGAGCCCTCTACACTATCTCTATTGTGGGAAATGCCCTAATTCTCTTCATTGTCAAAGAGGAGCAAAGTCTGCACCAACCTATGTACTATTTCTTGTCCCTGCTTTCAATCAATGACATTGGTGTATCCCTATGCACACTGCCCTCAGTGTTAGCCACTTTCTGCTTCCATACCCAGCAGATTGCCTTTGATACCTGTATGGCACAGATGTTCTTCATTCACTTCTTCTCTTTCTCGGAGTCTGGGATCTTATTGGCTATGAGTTTTGATCGTTATGTAGCCATCTGCAACCCACTGAGATACTCTACCATTCTCAATGATGCTCAAGTTGCACAAATGAGCCTGATCATTGGTATTCGCAGCTTCTGTGTGGTTTTTCCATTGCCATTTCTCCTGAAGCGCCTGCCCTTCTGTAAAGCCAACATCCTGTCCCATGCTTACTGCCTATATCCAGACCTGATCCATCTCCCTTGTGGTGACATCTCTGTCAATAGCATCTTTGGCCTATGtgttattatttctacctttgtcTTGGATTCTGTACTCATTCTCTTCTCTTACATTCTCATCCTCCATTCTGTGCTGGCCATTGCCTCCCAAGAAGAGAGGCTTAAAACACTTAATACTTGTATGTCTCACATATGTGCAGTACTTATCTTCTATGTACCCATGTTGGGTGTATCCATGGTACACCGTTTTGGGAGATCTGCACCACCATATGTATATACACTAATGTCCCTTGTTTATCTCTTTGTCCCTCCCATGCTCAATCCTGTTATCTATTCCATCAAAACAAAGGAGATCCGTAGGAGGCTTATCAGgttattttctaataattaa